A region of Siniperca chuatsi isolate FFG_IHB_CAS linkage group LG23, ASM2008510v1, whole genome shotgun sequence DNA encodes the following proteins:
- the tnpo3 gene encoding transportin-3, with protein sequence MEGGKPSLALVYQAVQALYHDPDPAGKERASVWLGELQRSMYAWEISDQLLQLKQDVESCYFAAQTMKMKIQTSFYELPPETHNALRDSLLTHIQNLKDLSPIIVTQLALAIADLALQMASWKGCVHTLIEKYNNDISSMPFLIEILTVLPEEVHSRSLRIGANRRTEIIEDLAYYSSTVVTLLTTCVEKAGNDEKMFIKVFRCLGSWFNLGILDSNFMASNQLLMVLFQVLQRDETSTNLHEAVSDCVCSALYAIENVDTNMALALQLFQGVLTLETAYHMAVAREDLDKVLNYCRIFTELCETFLETTVRTPGQGMGDLRTLELLLICAGHPQYEVVEISFNFWYRLGEHLYKINDAALHTIFRPYIQRLLHCLARHCQLDPDHEGIPEDTDDFGEFRMRVSDLVKDVIFLVGSMECFSQLYSTLKEGNPSWEVTEAVLFIMAAIAKSVDPENNPTLSEVLQQVVLLPESVHMAVRYTSIELVGEMSEVVDRNPRFLDPVLNYLMKGLREKPLASAAAKAIHNICSVCRDHMAQHFQGLLDIARSLDSFALSTEAAVGLLKGTALVLARLPLEKIAECLSDLCAVQVMALKKLLAEESTNGKSADPTVWLDRLAVIFRHTNPIVENGQTHPCQKVIQEIWPVLSETLNTHQADNRIVERCCRCLRFAVRCVGKGSASLLQPLVTQMVSVYQVYPHSCFLYLGSILVDEYGMEDGCRQGLLDMLQALCMPTFQLLEQPNGLRNHPDTVDDLFRLATRFVQRSPVTLLSSSIIVHIIQCAIAATSLDHRDANCSVMKFVRDLIHTGVANDHEEDFEVRKQLIGQAMEQHGQQLVTQLMHSCCFCLPPYTLPDVAEVLWEVMVFDRPTFCRWLENALKGLPKETSGGAVTVTHKQLTDFHKQVTSAEECKQVCWAIREFTRLFR encoded by the exons ATGGAGGGGGGCAAACCGAGCCTGGCCCTGGTCTACCAGGCGGTCCAGGCCCTGTACCACGACCCGGACCCGGCCGGGAAGGAGCGAGCCTCGGTGTGGCTCGGAGAGCTCCAGAGATCG ATGTATGCGTGGGAGATCTCAgaccagctgctgcagctcaaacAGGACGTGGAGTCGTGTTATTTTGCTGCTCAGACGATGAAGATGAAGATCCAAACGTCGTTCTACGAGCTTCCACCTGAGACCCACAATGCACTGCGAGACTCGCTGCTGACCCACATCCAGAACCTCAAAGACCTGTCGCCCATCATCGTCACACAG ctGGCTTTAGCCATCGCAGATCTCGCTCTTCAGATGGCCTCATGGAAAGGATGTGTTCACACGCTCATAGAAAA GTACAACAATGACATCAGCTCGATGCCCTTCCTCATAGAGATTCTCACTGTGCTGCCAGAGGAAGTTCACAGTCGATCTCTACGAATCGGAGCCAATCGTAGGACAGAAATCATCGAGGATCTGGCTTATTACTCCAGCACTGTCGTCACGCTGCTG aCGACGTGTGTGGAGAAGGCGGGTAACGATGAGAAGATGTTCATCAAGGTGTTTCGCTGTTTGGGCAGCTGGTTCAACCTGGGAATCCTCGACAGTAACTTCATGGCCAGTAACCAGCTGCTCATGGTCCTCTTCCAAGTCCTG CAGAGGGATGAAACCTCGACCAACCTCCACGAGGCGGTGTCGGACTGCGTCTGCTCGGCTCTCTACGCCATAGAAAACGTGGACACCAACATGGCGTTAGCTCTGCAGCTCTTCCAGGGCGTCCTGACGCTGGAGACAGCCTATCACATGGCAGTGGCCCGAGAAGACCTCGACAA AGTGCTCAACTACTGCAGGATCTTCACCGAACTCTGCGAGACATTTTTAGAGACGACAGTCAGGACTCCAGGTCAGGGTATGGGAGACCTGAGGACactggagctgctgctgatcTGTGCAGGACACCCGCAGTACGAG GTTGTGGAGATTTCCTTTAACTTCTGGTACCGTCTTGGAGAACATctgtataaaataaatgatgcagCTCTTCACACCATCTTCAGACCGTACATTCAGAGACTTCTGCACTGTTTGGCCCGACACTGTCAGCTCGATCCAGACCAT GAGGGAATCCCAGAGGACACCGATGATTTTGGGGAGTTCAGGATGAGGGTCTCTGACCTAGTTAAAGACGTAATTTTTCTTGTTGGATCCATGGAGTGTTTCTCTCAG TTGTATTCTACGTTAAAAGAAGGGAACCCTTCCTGGGAGGTGACGGAGGCCGTTCTCTTCATCATGGCTGCAATCGCAAAAAGCGTTGATCC AGAGAACAACCCGACGCTGTCGGAGGTTTTGCAGCAGGTGGTTTTACTTCCAGAAAGCGTCCATATGGCGGTTCGTTATACGAGCATCGAGCTGGTCGGAGAGATGAGCGAGGTCGTGGACAGAAACCCAAGATTCCTTG aCCCAGTGTTAAACTACCTGATGAAAGGTCTCAGAGAGAAACCTCTGGCGTCGGCAGCAGCGAAGGCGATCCACAACATCTGTTCAGTGTGCAGAGACCACATGGCTCAACACTTCCAGGGTCTGCTGGACATCGCTCGCTCCCTCGACTCCTTTGCCTTGTCAACTGAGGCAGCTGTAGGACTGCTCAAAG GTACAGCTCTGGTCCTGGCTCGTCTTCCTCTGGAGAAGATTGCAGAGTGTCTCAGTGATCTCTGTGCCGTTCAGGTCATGGCTCTAAAAAAG CTTCTGGCTGAAGAATCTACAAACGGTAAATCTGCTGATCCCACAGTCTGGCTCGACAGACTGGCTGTTATCTTCAG GCACACAAACCCCATCGTAGAGAACGGACAGACTCACCCCTGTCAGAAAGTCATCCAGGAG ATCTGGCCGGTGCTGTCGGAGACTCTGAACACTCATCAGGCTGATAACAGGATCGTGGAGCGATGCTGTCGTTGTCTCAGGTTTGCTGTACGATGTGTCGGGAAAGGCTCCGCCTCCCTCCTGCAGCCGCTCGTCACTCAG ATGGTGAGTGTGTACCAGGTGTATCCACACTCCTGCTTCCTGTACCTGGGAAGCATCCTGGTGGATGAATACGGCATGGAGGACGGCTGCAGGCAGGGACTGCTCGACATGttacag GCTCTGTGCATGCCGACCTTCCAGCTGTTGGAGCAGCCGAATGGTCTGAGGAATCATCCTGACACCGTGGACGACCTGTTCCGACTGGCCACCAG GTTTGTCCAGAGGAGTCCCGTCACTTtactcagcagcagcatcatcgTTCACATCATCCAGTGTGCCATAGCTGCCACCTCATTGGACCACCGAGACGCCAACTGCAGCGTCATGAAGTTTGTCCGAGACCTCATCCACACCGGAGTCGCCAACGAT cacgAGGAGGACTTTGAGGTGAGGAAGCAGCTGATTGGTCAGGCCATGGAGCAGCACGGTCAGCAGCTTGTCACTCAGCTGATGCACTCgtgttgtttctgtctgccGCCGTACACGCTGCCCGACGTTGCCGAGGTGCTGTGGGAGGTCATGGTGTTCGACAGACCT ACATTCTGTCGCTGGTTAGAAAACGCTCTGAAAGGTTTACCGAAGGAGACGTCAGGAGGAGCCGTGACTGTCACTCACAAACAGCTGACTGACTTCCACAAACAGGTCACCAG TGCTGAGGAGTGTAAACAGGTGTGCTGGGCCATCAGAGAGTTCACCAGACTGTTCCGATAG
- the irf5 gene encoding interferon regulatory factor 5 isoform X1 translates to MNVHPRRIRLKPWLLAQVNSGRYPGLQWLSSDHRLFQIPWKHATRHTPTSDEENTIFKAWALETGKYQEGVDEPDPAKWKANLRCALNKSREFQLKFDGTKETPVQPYKIYEVCEQPGNTDGVDDDDEEMPNLMDLTINPRISDPPPFSSFPAHSEVNQFSLSTNGTFGPPHVIPIPLLPDRVVPMTSDLPMTSDLQARGRMVDQGSFVHSAGLSNGLQDLNSLPTPAASALPGPAPMEASSMGGVQNQGDPQNHQPCKYDLLSSIPLTDLDLKFQYRGRTMGSLTVSNPQGCRLYYGHLEPTPEQVDLFGPVTLQQVLFPGTSEIQNQKQRFYTEALLDVMDRGLILEIWEQDIYAVRLCQCKVFWSGPGMPEQGPPNPMEREKKIKVFSLNDFLQGLILFQKGEAQNPPPFEIYFCFGEDWPDKKPKEKKLIIVQVVPVVARILTEMFSGELSWSTDSIRLQISNPDVKDQTVEQFKELQRLLQSQHIQGPWTPNIP, encoded by the exons ATGAATGTCCACCCCCGGAGGATCCGTCTGAAGCCCTGGTTGTTGGCTCAGGTGAACAGCGGCAGGTATCCTGGTCTACAGTGGCTCAGTTCAGACCACCGACTCTTCCAGATCCCCTGGAAACACGCTACGCGCCACACGCCAACGTCAGACGAGGAAAACACCATCTTCAAG GCGTGGGCTTTGGAGACAGGTAAATATCAGGAAGGTGTGGATGAACCTGACCCTGCAAAGTGGAAAGCAAACCTTCGCTGTGCTCTGAACAAAAGCAGAGAGTTTCAGCTGAAATTTGACGGCACTAAAGAAACTCCGGTCCAACCGTACAAAATCTACGAGGTCTGTGAGCAGCCCGGGAACACAG atggtgttgatgatgatgatgaggag ATGCCGAATCTGATGGACCTCACAATCA ACCCCAGGATCAgtgaccccccccccttcaGCTCCTTCCCAGCTCATTCAGAGGTGAATCAGTTCAGTTTGTCCACCAACGGGACGTTTGGACCGCCACATGTGATCCCGATACCTCTTCTCCCAGACAGAGTCGTCcccatgacctctgacctccccatgacctctgacctccaggCTCGGGGTCGGATGGTGGATCAGGGGAGCTTCGTCCATTCTGCAGGACTCTCTAATGGACTCCAGGACTTGAATTCTCTGCCCACGCCGGCTGCCTCTGCTCTCCCCGGGCCGGCCCCGATGGAGGCCAGCAGCATGGGGGGTGTACAAAACCAAGGGGACCCTCAGAACCACCAACCCTGCAAATACGACCTGCTGAGCAGCATCCCAT TAACAGATCTGGACCTGAAGTTCCAGTACCGGGGCCGAACGATGGGCTCTCTGACCGTCAGTAACCCTCAGGGCTGCCGTTTGTACTACGGACACCTGGAGCCAACCCCAGAGCAGGTGGACCTGTTCGGACCCGTCACCCTGCAGCAGGTCTTGTTCCCGGGGACATCTGAGATCCAGAACCAGAAGCAGCGGTTCTACACCGAGGCTCTGCTGGACGTGATGGACCGTGGTCTGATCCTGGAGATCTGGGAGCAGGATATCTACGCCGTCCGCCTCTGTCAGTGTAAGGTGTTCTGGTCCGGACCGGGCATGCCTGAACAGGGTCCTCCGAACCccatggagagggagaagaagatcAAAGTATTCAGTCTTAACGACTTCCTGCAAG GACTGATCTTGTTCCAGAAAGGTGAAGCTCAGAACCCTCCACCCTTTGAGATCTACTTCTGTTTCGGGGAGGACTGGCCCGACAAGAAACCCAAAGAGAAAAAACTCATCATCGTCCAG GTGGTTCCTGTGGTGGCTCGGATCCTGACAGAGATGTTCTCTGGAGAACTCAGCTGGTCCACAGACAGCATCCGGCTGCAGATCTCAAACCCTGATGTAAAGGATCAGACGGTGGAGCAGTTCAAGGAGCTGCAGAGGCTCCTGCAGAGCCAACACATCCAGGGTCCCTGGACCCCTAATATCCCCTGA
- the irf5 gene encoding interferon regulatory factor 5 isoform X2, giving the protein MNVHPRRIRLKPWLLAQVNSGRYPGLQWLSSDHRLFQIPWKHATRHTPTSDEENTIFKAWALETGKYQEGVDEPDPAKWKANLRCALNKSREFQLKFDGTKETPVQPYKIYEVCEQPGNTDGVDDDDEEMPNLMDLTINPRISDPPPFSSFPAHSEVNQFSLSTNGTFGPPHVIPIPLLPDRVVPMTSDLPMTSDLQARGRMVDQGSFVHSAGLSNGLQDLNSLPTPAASALPGPAPMEASSMGGVQNQGDPQNHQPCKYDLLSSIPYLDLKFQYRGRTMGSLTVSNPQGCRLYYGHLEPTPEQVDLFGPVTLQQVLFPGTSEIQNQKQRFYTEALLDVMDRGLILEIWEQDIYAVRLCQCKVFWSGPGMPEQGPPNPMEREKKIKVFSLNDFLQGLILFQKGEAQNPPPFEIYFCFGEDWPDKKPKEKKLIIVQVVPVVARILTEMFSGELSWSTDSIRLQISNPDVKDQTVEQFKELQRLLQSQHIQGPWTPNIP; this is encoded by the exons ATGAATGTCCACCCCCGGAGGATCCGTCTGAAGCCCTGGTTGTTGGCTCAGGTGAACAGCGGCAGGTATCCTGGTCTACAGTGGCTCAGTTCAGACCACCGACTCTTCCAGATCCCCTGGAAACACGCTACGCGCCACACGCCAACGTCAGACGAGGAAAACACCATCTTCAAG GCGTGGGCTTTGGAGACAGGTAAATATCAGGAAGGTGTGGATGAACCTGACCCTGCAAAGTGGAAAGCAAACCTTCGCTGTGCTCTGAACAAAAGCAGAGAGTTTCAGCTGAAATTTGACGGCACTAAAGAAACTCCGGTCCAACCGTACAAAATCTACGAGGTCTGTGAGCAGCCCGGGAACACAG atggtgttgatgatgatgatgaggag ATGCCGAATCTGATGGACCTCACAATCA ACCCCAGGATCAgtgaccccccccccttcaGCTCCTTCCCAGCTCATTCAGAGGTGAATCAGTTCAGTTTGTCCACCAACGGGACGTTTGGACCGCCACATGTGATCCCGATACCTCTTCTCCCAGACAGAGTCGTCcccatgacctctgacctccccatgacctctgacctccaggCTCGGGGTCGGATGGTGGATCAGGGGAGCTTCGTCCATTCTGCAGGACTCTCTAATGGACTCCAGGACTTGAATTCTCTGCCCACGCCGGCTGCCTCTGCTCTCCCCGGGCCGGCCCCGATGGAGGCCAGCAGCATGGGGGGTGTACAAAACCAAGGGGACCCTCAGAACCACCAACCCTGCAAATACGACCTGCTGAGCAGCATCCCAT ATCTGGACCTGAAGTTCCAGTACCGGGGCCGAACGATGGGCTCTCTGACCGTCAGTAACCCTCAGGGCTGCCGTTTGTACTACGGACACCTGGAGCCAACCCCAGAGCAGGTGGACCTGTTCGGACCCGTCACCCTGCAGCAGGTCTTGTTCCCGGGGACATCTGAGATCCAGAACCAGAAGCAGCGGTTCTACACCGAGGCTCTGCTGGACGTGATGGACCGTGGTCTGATCCTGGAGATCTGGGAGCAGGATATCTACGCCGTCCGCCTCTGTCAGTGTAAGGTGTTCTGGTCCGGACCGGGCATGCCTGAACAGGGTCCTCCGAACCccatggagagggagaagaagatcAAAGTATTCAGTCTTAACGACTTCCTGCAAG GACTGATCTTGTTCCAGAAAGGTGAAGCTCAGAACCCTCCACCCTTTGAGATCTACTTCTGTTTCGGGGAGGACTGGCCCGACAAGAAACCCAAAGAGAAAAAACTCATCATCGTCCAG GTGGTTCCTGTGGTGGCTCGGATCCTGACAGAGATGTTCTCTGGAGAACTCAGCTGGTCCACAGACAGCATCCGGCTGCAGATCTCAAACCCTGATGTAAAGGATCAGACGGTGGAGCAGTTCAAGGAGCTGCAGAGGCTCCTGCAGAGCCAACACATCCAGGGTCCCTGGACCCCTAATATCCCCTGA